A stretch of Oncorhynchus gorbuscha isolate QuinsamMale2020 ecotype Even-year linkage group LG24, OgorEven_v1.0, whole genome shotgun sequence DNA encodes these proteins:
- the LOC124013068 gene encoding protein disulfide-isomerase A3-like: protein MASFLSLIPAFMLSVVIFSGAVVARGDVLELGDADFDYLAAEHETMLVKFYAPWCGHCKKLAPDFETAASRLKGTVPLAKVDCTASPDTCGRFGVTGYPTLKIFRNGEDSSSYDGPRSADGIVHYMKKQAGPNSVTLRSEADVEAFVNHFDASVVGFFSGPDSAQLAEFLKAAGVMRDHFRFAHTINMTLGLKHRVDTESVLLFRPPRLSGKFEESVLRFTETITTHTLRRFIRDNIFGMCPHLTNENRDKLKGQDLLTAYYDLDYLRNPKGSNYWRNRVMKVGYQFASQGLSFAVANRRDFVDELEEEFGLGASDGGDLPFVTIRTQQGFKYTMREEFTRDGKSLERFLEDYFAGRLKRYIKSEPIPEKNKGPVKVVVAESFEEIVNDPEKDVLIEFYAPWCGHCKSLEPKYKELAEQLYSDPNIVIAKMDATANDVPQGFDVQGFPTIYFARADKKDQPKRYEGAREVKDFIKYLKREASHIPVVSGVREDL from the exons ATGGCCTCCTTTTTGTCGCTCATCCCTGCTTTCATGTTATCGGTTGTAATATTTTCTGGCGCGGTAGTCGCACGGGGTGACGTGCTAGAGCTAGGGGACGCGGATTTCGATTACCTGGCAGCGGAGCACGAGACGATGTTAGTGAAATTCTACGCTCCGTG GTGTGGACATTGTAAGAAACTAGCCCCAGATTTTGAGACCGCAGCTAGTcgacttaaagggacagtgccaCTTGCTAAG GTGGATTGCACAGCGAGCCCAGACACATGCGGGCGTTTCGGAGTCACAGGGTACCCCACGCTCAAGATATTCAGAAACGGAGAAGACTCCTCGTCCTATGACGGACCACGCTCAGCAG ATGGGATTGTCCACTACATGAAGAAGCAAGCTGGGCCCAACTCTGTTACCCTGCGCAGCGAAGCAGATGTCGAGGCCTTTGTCAACCACTTCGACGCCAGTGTAGTGG gtTTCTTCTCTGGGCCTGACAGTGCTCAGCTGGCAGAGTTTCTGAAGGCGGCCGGCGTCATGAGGGACCACTTCCGCTTCGCCCACACCATCAACATGACCCTGGGCCTCAAACACAGGGTGgacactga GAGTGTTCTGCTGTTCAGGCCCCCAAGGCTGAGCGGTAAGTTTGAGGAGAGCGTGCTGCGCTTTACAGAGACCATCACTACCCACACACTGCGCCGCTTCATCAGAGACAACAT TTTCGGAATGTGCCCCCATCTGACCAATGAGAACAGAGATAAGCTGAAGGGGCAGGACTTGTTGACTGCATACTATGATTTGGACTACCTTCGGAACCCCAAAGGCTCCAACTATTGGAGGAACAG AGTGATGAAGGTGGGTTATCAGTTTGCGTCCCAGGGCCTGAGTTTTGCCGTGGCCAATCGCAGGGATTTTGTGGATGAGCTAGAGGAGGAGTTTGGTCTGGGTGCGTCGGACGGAGGAGATCTGCCCTTCGTAACCATCAGAACACAACAGGGCTTCAAGTACACCATGAGGGAGGAGTTCAC GAGAGATGGGAAGTCCCTTGAAAGATTCCTGGAGGATTACTTTGCTGGACGACTAAAACGTTACATCAAGTCGGAGCCCATCCCTGAGAAAAACAAGGGTCCCGTCAAG GTAGTGGTAGCAGAGTCATTTGAGGAGATTGTGAATGACCCTGAGAAGGACGTGCTGATTGAGTTCTATGCCCCCTGGTGTGGTCACTGTAAGAGCCTGGAGCCCAAGTACAAGGAGTTGGCAGAACAG CTCTACTCTGACCCTAATATTGTCATTGCCAAGATGGATGCTACAGCCAATGATGTTCCACAAGGCTTTGATGTGCAAGG GTTTCCCACCATCTACTTTGCTCGGGCAGACAAGAAGGACCAACCCAAACGATATGAG GGTGCCCGTGAAGTGAAGGACTTCATCAAGTACTTGAAGAGAGAAGCCTCGCACATCCCCGTTGTCAGCGGCGTGAGAGAAGACTTGTGA